One part of the Anopheles coustani chromosome 2, idAnoCousDA_361_x.2, whole genome shotgun sequence genome encodes these proteins:
- the LOC131262961 gene encoding filaggrin, translated as MLYAAPYPRARRRLLRLLLVVSAVCAADVLASPTTAYDSYDSNHHAGLVRQGVETPSNGREYHSLHLQHHHLHHRNALSPASSIEVGPQEVQEAAQTLPVQQQYLANGGGDSVTRVPWYGLTELSDVLLLAVLVTFVVLGLLLFSVLVLGLRSKLQFFARSTRQQEQQEQPDGFLLSDYADQKKECSAAKCSVGGSAKLQTKLPAPSLILVETGHVLVRPVPATCVAVTVRDKKSDRETAPRGRRRIEQPLSLSDKRHLTFPSAQSAATSEAATSAAGKRQSPLPIAITLPTATMSATTIEPANNSSQGPTVSNVEGSSANDDKENCLQQHNSSEPTVEQSQHQQHPVLPTSQRNVLKRQPVAEISLFGPPGTPGPAGSPTTFIQLLTPSSASSLSTSATTTDNNATPTKGASTGGGAPGPVLSAAETMAAARFGFSPRSIHSFTVQTATYFRFPDVDDFTPTPRSMRSAAKHHGATESSSTPPAVDGCTEEEGVAVSTEKIPAVEPPVVKCELQPSNAEAKPAEPVPPEREPRPAHRICAPMANRRVRLKSISLDSEGARLVEENLTSTIPVQELVGMAQQRTTGRFDEDDNDDEDDDEDDDEDDPDGNHRQNRNDNDDGVAGGSSSKHARRVRNILNLRLNIPPAGSALATAPLAPPGASQSTGSMAKSAPRTMVTVSGSISNPTMSSTNTTTYPPLQHQHHGMMAVLGVGGGGGQMDESNEQFYFEYYDYGDTDEEDEYDGVDYDEEHEDNNNNSMVVAGAVAVSLPPAPKTPTLSQSKQKASSLDSDKLRLTTATVPYGGSGSVASGAPGGSVSCSGGISHILSIAQSTSGHSMSTLSYPNSQHPREQQSGRQQQQLQHGQYHGQQQHHQQQLQQPPRRVSSASVPTTPKRYQYRTAVNHHYHHTHHQQQASGQSKLKPSHHPGTAPMHLSMPVGGGGGGGGEPNRKDKSPVSGHKGTAAGGATTTTVALPPSSSSTTIDAMKGGQQTNEEPGGKSTKDPVTGKVPTSGRSSILQRRGSNHSLTLNLDVYTRGGSVDLTSSSCSLYRGSYKNLHQVQSHSQLYQQYPDAGSTVRVQCHQASPQQQQGGPLSSSSQAGTPHTNASSNANNNNNASSKKNLLQRRGSNTSLTLNLRSGLGGTGAGGGGGGVGGGGAGGVGGSAFGLNRFSSHNSLNMTHMSTLGTINSSAMGGSISGTGISTVGGGGGPHHSSSLVRPAGSRKSLLERRNSNASLTLINVNQRTLSVSNCNLRGSICSLNSLLTTHTQNEGTGPGGMMLEEDEMDCTGAGNGEGEHHHHHHNHHHHQHHHHQHGDRCHHSRGGCAHGGGNQHGHGRGGGEGELRRFGSSMDAGMLHEGGGCGSERASGGDGSGVQARAGRSANYGRLTVATMHGTSMDTGSNACGGGGQQHGGGMEDAAGRAGASCGGRTGGHHYTVGARQRKFRSSDSLHNINSVREHAVLGCERHQHGSGAVDSHHQTEAKMMSVSNYQRSCQSSFDDRHHFGSSENVKDHQSKLSTHRGLFQRDPATVTSTSSANNLSALGTSSLCTCCCCCCCCCCAGGDPMDGGTCCAQSGLIVKTGNLSISNSNIRNISTKPLSPQTTSEDFKIYLANIQFLQNASNVLTIAYLRKLHNFFSKTYRRMLSSVSGADQRHPSNEQQQLQEPTEPHGRGIDGGSKMMLLHSDSLHHPPVCDDETYDEEHKKMVLKIHQEFWDLPTNYQEKPLVFGSQAKNRYKTILPNEHSRVILEAERAVVPSGEPYINANYIKGPDYASNCYIATQGPLPNTIYEFWLMVHQNIIRAATASPASPGSPTGTTAEQAQKIVMLTNFVENGRQKCAVYFPQEEDDWLAFGITADVDVSNVLEHKAELEASAGERTDQTERNRPTKLRCASGFFLVHNHCVEQRNGYTVRTLGVVYGVRKDTVGVAGSSVGSRTESVDHGDDGDEFELTSFRAHHYWFPDWPDHRSPNDINVLLDLSLDVLGKDGASLSLAGTDRDEPSSKEGYATRNCASPIGSASRAATQGCVVLPIIHCSAGIGRTGCLIAILNGLRQLRLSVSAHTKRRQMKRHPQLHPTQICSSLPADIDDGAEPITDGALNEVSGVAITGTEPGHVPLPDDDELEQRFPLPPVPGGAIEARINGRGSQLTGAQRGESGQVDILGIVCNLRLQRGGMVQNSEQYELIHRALCLYLQQLTQEGHI; from the exons ATGCTGTATGCTGCACCGTATCCCCGTGCTCGTCGTCGATTGCTGCGATTGCTGCTCGTTGTAAGCGCTGTATGTGCTGCGGATGTCCTCGCATCACCGACCACCGCGTATGATAGCTATGATAGCAACCACCATGCGGGTCTGGTGAGACAAGGTGTCGAAACGCCATCAAATGGGCGAGAGTATCATTCTCTTCATCTccagcatcatcatcttcatcatcgtaACGCCCTGTCACCGGCGTCTTCTATCGAGGTAGGGCCGCAGGAGGTGCAGGAAGCTGCTCAAACGCTTCCGGTACAGCAACAGTATCTGGCAAACGGTGGTGGCGACAGTGTGACGCGTGTGCCCTGGTACGGACTAACTGAGTTATCCGATGTGCTACTGCTCGCGGTACTAGTGACGTTCGTTGTGCTTGGGCTACTACTGTTTTCCGTGTTAGTGTTGGGTTTGCGGTCAAAGTTGCAGTTTTTTGCTCGTTCAACCAGGCAGCAGGAACAGCAGGAACAACCGGACGGTTTCCTGCTTTCGGACTATGCAGATCAAAAGAAGGAGTGTAGTGCAGCAAAGTGCAGTGTCGGTGGTAGTGCAAAACTTCAGACAAAACTACCGGCACCATCGCTCATACTAGTGGAAACTGGGCACGTTCTAGTCCGACCCGTGCCTGCGACGTGCGTTGCGGTTACCGTGCGGGATAAGAAAAGCGATCGTGAAACGGCGCCTCGCGGTCGACGGCGCATCGAGCAACCACTGAGTTTATCAGACAAACGCCATCTAACATTTCCATCAGCTCAGTCGGCGGCAACATCGGAGGCGGCGACGTCGGCGGCTGGGAAACGACAATCTCCGTTGCCGATCGCTATTACGTTGCCAACGGCAACCATGAGTGCGACGACGATCGAGCCTGCCAACAACAGTAGCCAAGGCCCAACCGTATCCAATGTAGAGGGTAGCTCAGCTAATGACGACAAGGAAAATTGCCTTCAGCAGCACAACAGCAGCGAGCCCACCGTAGAACAGtcgcagcaccagcagcatccgGTGCTTCCTACAAGCCAGCGGAATGTGTTGAAACGTCAACCGGTGGCGGAAATATCGTTATTCGGTCCGCCGGGTACACCCGGTCCGGCGGGTTCGCCGACCACCTTCATCCAGCTTCTTACACCCTCCTCCGCGTCATCGCTGTCGACTTCCGCTACTACCACCGATAACAATGCGACCCCGACGAAAGGTGCTTCCACCGGGGGTGGTGCTCCTGGACCTGTGCTGTCGGCCGCTGAAACGATGGCCGCAGCACGCTTTGGCTTTTCCCCCCGCTCGATACACTCGTTCACAGTGCAAACGGCCACCTATTTTCGCTTTCCAGATGTGGATGATTTCACTCCAACGCCACGGTCCATGcgttccgctgcaaaacatcaCGGGGCGACCGAATCGTCCTCTACACCGCCTGCCGTTGATGGATGTACGGAAGAGGAAGGGGTGGCGGTGTCTACAGAAAAAATACCGGCAGTGGAACCTCCGGTGGTAAAGTGCGAGCTACAACCGTCGAACGCTGAAGCGAAACCAGCTGAACCAGTGCCACCCGAACGGGAACCACGTCCGGCGCACCGAATCTGTGCCCCGATGGCAAACCGACGTGTACGCTTGAAGTCCATTTCGCTCGATTCTGAAGGCGCGCGACTGGTGGAAGAGAATCTCACCTCAACCATACCGGTCCAGGAGTTGGTGGGAATGGCTCAGCAGCGCACCACCGGTCGCTTCGATGAAGACGACAATGACgatgaagatgacgatgaggacgacgacgaagacgacccAGATGGGAACCATCGTCAAAACAGAAATGATAACGACGACGGCGTGGCaggtggcagcagcagcaaacatgCGAGAAGAGTACGGAATATTTTAAACCTTCGACTGAACATACCACCGGCCGGGTCGGCGTTGGCCACTGCACCCCTCGCACCACCCGGTGCGTCCCAATCGACCGGCTCGATGGCGAAGTCTGCTCCACGAACGATGGTGACCGTGTCGGGGTCAATTTCGAATCCGACAATGAGTAGCACTAACACAACAACTTACCCGCCGCTCCAGCATCAGCACCACGGGATGATGGCGGTGCTGGGCgtgggaggtggtggtggccaaATGGACGAAAGTAATGAGCAATTTTACTTCGAGTACTATGACTACGGTGACACGGACGAGGAGGATGAGTACGACGGGGTAGACTACGACGAGGAGCACGAggacaataacaacaacagcatGGTGGTAGCGGGCGCGGTGGCCGTTTCACTGCCTCCGGCACCGAAAACACCCACTCTGTCGCAGTCGAAGCAGAAGGCGAGCTCGCTCGATTCGGACAAGCTGCGACTGACGACGGCAACCGTTCCGTACGGTGGCAGCGGAAGTGTTGCGTCCGGCGCACCGGGCGGCTCGGTAAGCTGCAGTGGTGGCATAAGTCACATCTTGAGCATTGCACAATCTACCAGTGGACACAGCATGTCCACGCTTTCCTACCCCAACTCTCAACACCCGAGGGAACAACAGTCCGGccggcaacaacagcaactgcAGCATGGACAGTACCATGGAcagcaacagcaccaccaacaacaactgCAGCAACCACCGAGGCGCGTTTCTTCCGCATCAGTGCCAACCACGCCGAAGAGATACCAGTATCGGACGGCGGTTAACCATCACTACCATCATActcatcaccagcagcaggcaAGTGGACAATCAAAACTTAAACCCTCACATCATCCCGGAACGGCACCGATGCACCTCTCGAtgccggttggtggtggtggtggcggtggaggtgagCCAAATCGAAAGGATAAGTCACCGGTGAGTGGTCACAAAGGAACAGCAGCGGGAGGTGCCACAACAACAACTGTCGCTTTACCACCGTCTTCTTCATCAACCACGATCGACGCAATGAAAGGAGGCCAACAGACGAACGAAGAACCGGGTGGTAAGTCGACAAAGGATCCGGTGACCGGCAAAGTTCCAACCAGCGGTCGGTCTAGCATTCTGCAGCGGCGGGGCTCAAACCATAGTCTGACACTGAACCTGGACGTGTACACGCGTGGTGGTAGCGTCGATCTGACATCATCCAGCTGCAGTCTGTACCGAGGCTCGTATAAAAATCTTCATCAAGTGCAATCGCACTCGCAGCTCTATCAGCAGTACCCGGACGCCGGAAGCACGGTACGCGTGCAGTGCCACCAAGCTTCACCCCAGCAGCAACAGGGAGGACCACTTTCCTCCTCCAGCCAGGCTGGTACACCCCATACTAATGCTAGTAGTAACgccaacaacaataacaatgcAAGCAGCAAAAAGAATCTCCTACAAAGACGTGGCTCGAACACGAGCTTAACATTGAATCTCCGCTCGGGGTTAGGGGGGACtggtgccggtggtggtggtggtggagtagGCGGAGGCGGTGCCGGTGGAGTTGGCGGTTCCGCGTTTGGATTGAATCGCTTCAGCAGCCACAATTCGCTCAACATGACGCACATGTCCACGCTCGGCACGATCAATTCGAGCGCCATGGGAGGCAGTATCAGTGGAACGGGAATCAGtaccgttggtggtggtggtgggcctCATCACTCGTCGTCGCTCGTCCGACCAGCCGGATCGCGCAAGAGTCTGCTCGAGCGGCGCAACTCGAACGCCAGCCTCACGCTAATCAACGTCAACCAGCGGACCCTATCGGTTTCGAACTGCAATCTCCGCGGATCAATCTGCAGTCTTAACAGTCTGCTGACAACGCATACCCAGAACGAAGGGACCGGTCCCGGCGGCATGATGCTAGAGGAGGACGAGATGGACTGCACCGGTGCGGGCAATGGCGAGGgcgagcatcatcatcatcatcataaccatcaccatcaccagcaccatcatcatcagcacggTGACCGTTGCCACCATTCTCGTGGTGGTTGTGCGCACGGTGGTGGCAACCAACATGGACATGGACGAGGTGGTGGTGAAGGCGAATTACGCCGCTTCGGAAGCAGCATGGATGCCGGAATGCTTCACGAGGGTGGTGGTTGCGGTAGCGAAAGAGCCAGCGGTGGCGATGGATCCGGAGTGCAAGCTCGCGCTGGACGGTCGGCCAATTATGGTCGGCTCACGGTGGCTACGATGCACGGAACTTCGATGGACACCGGCAGCAAcgcttgtggtggtggtggtcagcAACATGGCGGTGGGATGGAGGATGCCGCAGGGCGTGCTGGTGCCTCGTGCGGTGGGCGCACTGGAGGACATCATTATACGGTGGGAGCGAGGCAGCGCAAGTTCCGCAGCTCGGACAGTTTGCACAATATTAACTCCGTGCGAGAACATGCCGTGCTCGGTTGTGAGCGGCATCAGCACGGTTCTGGCGCAGTAGACAGCCATCATCAGACGGAGGCGAAAATGATGTCGGTCAGCAACTATCAGCGCAGTTGTCAGTCGTCGTTTGATGATCGTCATCACTTCG GATCTTCGGAGAACGTCAAGGATCATCAAAGTAAACTCTCAACCCACCGCGGCCTGTTCCAGCGGGATCCGGCCACCGTCACATCTACATCTTCGGCCAATAACTTATCGGCACTTGGCACAAGCTCACTGTgtacttgctgctgctgttgctgttgctgctgctgcgccggTGGCGATCCAATGGACGGCGGAACCTGTTGCGCCCAGTCGGGGCTGATCGTTAAGACGGGCAACCTAAGTATTAGCAACTCGAACATACGCAACATCTCTACGAAACCGCTTAGCCCTCAGACGACCAGTGAAGACTTTAAGATCTACCTGGCGAACATACAGTTTCTCCAGAATGCATCCAACGTACTTACGATTGCGTACCTTCGGAAGCTGCACAACTTTTTCAGCAAAACCTACCGTCGGATGCTCTCAAGCGTATCTGGAGCTGACCAGCGTCATCCATCGAAtgaacagcagcagctgcaggaaCCTACTGAACCCCATGGTAGGGGCATTGACGGTGGATCAAAGATGATGCTACTGCACAGTGACAGCCTACACCATCCACCGGTGTGCGATGACGAGACGTACGATGAGGAGCACAAGAAGATGGTGCTCAAAATCCATCAGGAGTTCTGGGACCTCCCCACCAACTACCAGGAAAAGCCGCTAGTGTTCGGATCGCAGGCGAAGAATCGCTACAAAACAATCTTACCGAACGAACATTCACGGGTGATACTGGAAGCGGAACGAGCGGTTGTCCCTAGCGGTGAGCCGTACATCAACGCCAATTACATCAAG GGTCCGGATTATGCCAGTAACTGCTACATTGCAACCCAGGGTCCATTGCCAAACACAATCTACGAGTTTTGGCTGATGGTTCACCAAAACATTATTCGCGCTGCAACAGCTTCGCCAGCGTCACCTGGCTCACCCACCGGTACCACCGCCGAGCAGGCACAGAAAATTGTCATGCTGACTAATTTTGTGGAAAATGGGCGTCAAAAGTGTGCCGTTTATTTCCCCCAGGAAGAGGACGATTGGTTGGCGTTCGGCATCACCGCAGACGTGGACGTGAGTAACGTTCTGGAGCACAAGGCAGAGCTAGAGGCATCTGCCGGGGAGCGAACGGACCAGACGGAACGGAACAGACCCACAAAACTGCGCTGTGCCAGTGGTTTCTTTCTCGTGCATAATCACTGCGTAGAGCAGCGAAATGGCTACACGGTACGGACATTAGGCGTAGTCTATGGGGTGCGGAAGGACACAGTCGGTGTTGCTGGCAGCAGTGTTGGATCAAGGACGGAATCCGTTGATCACGGGGACGACGGTGACGAATTCGAACTGACCAGCTTTCGAGCACATCACTACTGGTTCCCGGATTGGCCCGACCATCGCTCTCCAAACGACATCAACGTTCTGCTCGATCTGAGCCTCGATGTACTGGGAAAGGATGGTGCTTCGTTATCGTTAGCGGGTACCGACCGCGATGAACCATCATCAAAAGAGGGTTACGCCACAAGAAACTGTGCCTCCCCGATAGGTTCCGCTTCCCGAGCCGCGACACAAGGGTGCGTTGTGCTGCCAATCATCCACTGTTCAGCGGGAATTGGCCGCACGGGCTGTTTGATAGCAATCTTAAACGGATTGCGTCAGCTTCGATTATCCGTTTCGGCTCACACAAAACGAAGGCAAATGAAACGGCATCCGCAACTGCACCCTACACAGATCTGTTCCTCCCTTCCAGCAGACATTGACGATGGTGCGGAACCAATAACCGATGGCGCACTGAATGAAGTAAGCGGTGTCGCTATCACTGGCACGGAACCAGGCCATGTTCCTCTTCCGGACGATGATGAGTTGGAGCAGCGGTTTCCTTTGCCACCGGTTCCTGGCGGCGCTATAGAAGCTCGCATTAATGGCCGCGGCTCACAACTGACTGGAGCGCAGCGAGGAGAATCCGGTCAAGTGGACATCTTAGGTATCGTTTGTAATCTACGCCTTCAGCGTGGAGGCATGGTGCAGAACTCGGAGCAGTACGAGTTGATCCATCGGGCCCTCTGTCTGTACCTGCAGCAGCTTACACAAGAAGGGCACATTTAG
- the LOC131263161 gene encoding CCR4-NOT transcription complex subunit 11 yields MSSFRDMYDLLTGKNIDHQTFESISTIVQKRFMNVGNWFQVGSALALLLLEDDLSMPVHRLAAIYVLHDIRRREQAESPFFLFLARFLEPTNGLLATSSPGHSLELKFIHLLLSNGDPEIEKKSPRLLCQTFGTMLPTTPAEIVYIQAKVTERLKELPLTVRSNIMNVIPAIQMMPGREQTHKNYTGAAVEELISAMTLHTSNPLTNALGPTFMSVAPPLLTCEEELIWLDLGSPSYHKPVYNSCSDAEPTPDKCLRTLLLQSFRQALSIADQQTLLTELEKDTQQTHLSCVTPEKLPNLIEYNPIIAIEILMKMLKTRHINAYLDEIVNMELSLHSMEVVNRLTTSVDLPAHFVHLYIVNSIATCSTIKDKYMQNRLVRLVCVFLQSLIRNKIIDVKQLYIEIEAFCIEFSRIREAAALYRLLKQLELDQGATGSGVGGSGSASQSLKESGQ; encoded by the exons ATGTCTAGTTTTCGAGACATGTACGA TTTACTAACCGGGAAGAACATCGACCATCAGACGTTCGAGAGTATATCCACGATTGTGCAGAAACGGTTTATGAATGTGGGAAATTGGTTTCAGG TTGGATCGGCGCTTGCTTTGCTGTTGCTGGAAGATGATCTATCAATGCCTGTTCATAGATTAGCTGCAATTTATGTACTGCACGATATCCGCCGAAGAGAGCAAGCGGAATCGCCATTCTTCCTTTTCCTAGCACGTTTTCTTGAGCCAACCAATGGGCTGCTCGCAACCAGCAGCCCTGGTCACTCACTCGAACTCAAGTTTATCCATCTTCTATTGTCTAATGGTGATCCGGAG ATCGAGAAAAAATCTCCCCGACTGTTGTGCCAAACGTTCGGCACCATGCTACCAACTACGCCGGCCGAAATCGTGTACATTCAGGCAAAGGTTACCGAAAGGCTGAAAGAGCTTCCGCTGACGGTACGTTCAAACATCATGAACGTCATCCCTGCCATTCAGATGATGCCTGGCCGGGAACAAACCCACAAAAACTACACCGGTGCAGCCGTGGAAGAGCTCATCTCTGCCATGACATTGCACACGAGCAACCCGCTCACGAATGCCCTCGGGCCGACGTTTATGTCGGTCGCACCACCCCTACTAACGTGCGAGGAAGAGTTGATATGGCTGGACCTGGGTAGCCCGTCGTATCACAAACCAGTCTACAACAGCTGCAGCGATGCGGAACCAACCCCGGACAAGTGCTTGCGCACGCTACTACTTCAATCCTTCCGGCAGGCTCTCAGCATTGCGGATCAGCAGACGTTACTCACTGAGCTAGAGAAGGACACGCAACAGACCCATCTGTCGTGCGTAACACCGGAAAAG CTTCCCAACCTGATCGAATACAATCCAATTATTGCGATCGAAATTCTCATGAAAATGCTAAAAACGCGCCACATCAACGCCTACCTTGACGAGATCGTCAACATGGAACTGTCGCTGCACTCGATGGAAGTGGTCAATCGGCTAACAACGTCAGTCGACCTGCCGGCGCACTTCGTGCACCTTTACATCGTCAATAGCATTGCGACGTGCTCGACCATCAAGGATAAGTACATGCAGAACCGGCTGGTGCGACTGGTTTGCGTATTTCTGCAGAGTCTCATCCGGAATAAGATCATCGACGTTAAGCAACTGTACATCGAGATCGAAGCGTTTTGCATCGAGTTCAGTCGCATCCGGGAGGCGGCTGCATTGTATCGATTGTTAAAGCAGCTTGAGCTTGATCAAGGAGCGACCGGTAGTGGGGTTGGGGGCAGCGGAAGCGCTAGTCAGTCACTAAAAGAAAGTGGGCAATGA
- the LOC131263013 gene encoding uncharacterized protein LOC131263013, which yields MSSTSFNVGVSGETKPSSRVLKPPGGGHSDIFGSSDVRHNPPRPKNNQQNSSNMNAVMGTVDPNESLDSGKREVGSVAPSSGDASSPSAPQNGGGSPNGGAENKAAGSDSQRARVPPGGHSQGFW from the coding sequence ATGTCGTCGACTAGCTTCAACGTTGGAGTGAGCGGTGAAACGAAGCCATCGAGCCGCGTCCTGAAGCCACCGGGCGGTGGCCATTCGGACATTTTCGGTTCGTCCGACGTGCGACATAACCCACCGCGACCAAAGAACAACCAGCAAAACTCGTCCAACATGAACGCCGTGATGGGCACGGTCGACCCGAACGAGTCGCTCGACTCCGGAAAGCGTGAGGTTGGTAGCGTCGCCCCATCGTCTGGTGACGCGTCGTCGCCATCGGCGCCCCAAAATGGTGGGGGCTCGCCCAACGGCGGTGCCGAGAACAAAGCAGCTGGATCGGATTCCCAGCGGGCGCGTGTTCCACCGGGCGGACACTCGCAGGGCTTTTGGTGA
- the LOC131263837 gene encoding carnosine N-methyltransferase, protein MEQPSSTKRNYVPSASFDETVGDPVVEDMEEERKNFLKIIAAFKYYRHSSVAELKRKECFLQTLPVSHQDMLHSYQEHLRNLKRCIDMNAQVIKQIIQDANCLFQNADHNIEPDQQPSEGLKIRYQDFQKVQITLKQIFRDWSEHGKLERDQCYKPIIEEITTFFNAAKYDISKVKILVPGAGLGRLIYELACQGFYCEGNEFSLFMLIASNFVLNRCVIENQCTIYPWVHQFVNNLSKKHQLLPVSFPDVSPTKFPPKGTMNMVAGDFLQVYRDENYWDCIATCFFIDCANNIIEFIEVIKNILKPGGIWVNLGPLLYHFSDVPHEGSIEPTYEDLIEIIRSLGFIILKNETDIVTTYSQNPNSMHQSHYNSIYLVCQKPLN, encoded by the exons ATGGAGCAACCCTCTTCGACAAAACGAAACTACGTTCCGTCGGCAAGTTTCGACGAAACGGTAGGCGACCCGGTCGTGGAAGATATGGAAGAGGAGCGCAAAAACTTCCTCAAAATTATCGCTGCCTTCAAATACTACAG ACATAGCTCGGTGGCTGAGCTGAAACGTAAGGAATGCTTCCTGCAAACCCTGCCCGTTAGCCATCAAGATATGCTGCATAGTTATCAGGAGCATTTGCGTAACCTAAAACGGTGCATCGACATGAACGCGCAGGTGATCAAGCAAATCATACAGGATGCGAACTGCCTGTTTCAAAATGCGGACCATAACATTGAACCGGATCAGCAACCTTCTGAGGGTCTGAAGATACGTTATCAGGATTTTCAAAAG GTACAAATAACgttgaaacaaattttccgGGATTGGAGTGAGCATGGTAAACTGGAACGTGACCAATGTTATAAACCTATAATAGAGGAAATAACTACATTCTTCAATGCTGCAAAATA TGACATTTCTAAGGTAAAAATTCTCGTCCCTGGCGCTGGTTTGGGGCGACTGATTTATGAGCTCGCCTGTCAAGGATTCTACTGCGAAGGAAACGAATTTTCCCTGTTCATGTTGATTGCATCGAACTTTGTTCTCAATCG ATGTGTTATTGAAAATCAATGTACAATCTACCCCTGGGTTCATCAGTTTGTGAACAATCTTAGTAAGAAACATCAGCTTCTGCCTGTTTCCTTCCCGGATGTCAGCCCAACTAAATTTCCTCCGAAAGGCACCATGAACATGGTTGCGGGAGATTTTTTGCAG GTTTACCGAGACGAAAATTACTGGGATTGTATCGCCACTTGTTTCTTCATCGATTGTGCCAATAACATCATTGAGTTCATTGAGGTGATAAAAAACATACTAAAACCCGGTGGTATTTGGGTGAACCTTGGTCCACTGCTGTACCATTTTTCGGATGTGCCCCACGAAGGTAGCATCGAACCTACCTATGAGGATCTGATCGAGATCATTCGCTCTCTTGGCTTTATTATTCTT aaaaatgaaacagataTTGTGACTACATATTCCCAAAATCCCAACTCCATGCACCAAAGCCATTACAACAGCATATATCTGGTCTGCCAGAAGCCTCTCAACTGA